The DNA window CCGGAAGGCGGAACGTCACTTCGGCCCGTCCTCGTGTGTCCGTCTGCACGGTCGGCGCCCAGTGCGCGTTCGGCCGGAAATCCGTTCGAAGGAGATAGTCCGCATCGCCGCCCCCGCCGCCGCGGTCCTCCTCCTTCTGACCGTAGTTGCGTTGCCTCACTAGATTGGCTCGTGCCTCGCTCGTGGACACGTGGAGACTTCGCGGCCCATAGAACGCGTCGAACGGATCGGGCAACTTGTACGCGATGAGGTTGAGCACACCGGCGTCCGCCGCGCTGAACACAATCTCGCCCGGCACTCCATCACCTTCGGAGTTTTTGAGCCGAAGTTGAACCGTCACCTCCTCGCCCGGCAGGTACTGCTCGGCATTCGGAAGCACCTCGACGGCCAGGTGCCGCTCACCCGGATCCACGCGCAGGTTCACGTATCCCACCTTGAATGCCGGCGCCCCGGTATCCTGGTGCGTCGTGGGCGGTGCCGAGCGACCGTGCAACAGGATCACACTGACGAATGCATTCGGCATGTGCTCCTGACCCAGCGGTATCTCAATCTGCGGCGCACTGCCCTCGAGCGTTACGACGCTGCTCGAGATAATCCCCTCCCGCTCGACCGTAATCAGCGCGGTCGCCTCCTCGAACGGCGACTGGACCATGATGCGCGCCGTCTCTCCCGGCCGATAGCCGTCCCGATCGGCGACGAGTTCAATGCGATCATCGTCGGCACGCTGCCACGCCACATAGCCGCGGCCCGTGGCGTAGAAGTACGCGTCGGTCCGCACCACATTTCCTCTAAGGTCCTGTCCGTCCGCCCGGATCAGGTAGCTGCCGCCTGCCTCGACCGGAAAGCGCACGCGCTGGGCGCTGCCCGCGCGCGTCTGGATCACCCTCTCGGCCACCACCTCCTCCTCGACTTCGCTTCTCCATCGCAGACGGCCATCCGCACCCACCTCGCGAACACTCAACCACTGCCGCCGGATGAGCTGCACATGCAACTCCTGCGATCCCGCAAAGCCGCCACCCGGATCGACCGCCACGAAATCGGCCGTGATGGAACGGTTGTCCCTCAGATCGAGAAAGGTGGTCTGCGGCTTGATCCCGATATAGAAGAGGCCCGCATGGAGCGTCAGGATCGAACGACCAGACATCTCCTGCCTGGCAGGATCCGTGACGGTCGCCTCAAACGTCAGGCGCGTCGGCATGCCGAGGTCGTTGCCCGCGAGTGCCGCGCGTAGATCGATGGTCCCGTCATCTCCCAACACGGTGTCCGCCCGCGCAAGAAGACCGGAGACGCCGGCATTGGGGTTGCGCCAATCGTAGGACTGGCCGAACTGGTATCCGTCGAAGCCCGGCGGCCGATGGTATCCGCGCGCGCGCGACAAGAAGTAGCGCACCGGCTGGCCGCCCATGGCCGCACCAAAGAGGTAGCGGCCCGTTACGGTTCCTTCGAAAAAGTCGCCCGCCACGTACGTCTCCGCCGACGCCCGCGCCTCCACAGAGAACGTCGCGGTACGGAACGCATCCACGCGGAAACTGCCTCTCGCCATGCTCGAGCGCTGGCTCCATTCAAGCTCCTGAGCAGGCGTCGAGTCACGGCGGGCAACGACGATGCGGAAGAAACCCTGATCCGAGGACGTCGGCACCGCATAGTTGAGATCGAACGTGCCGAGCGCGCTCGGCTTGTAGAGCCGATCGAATTCCACCTCATCCCGTGGCGACAACAGAACAACGCGCACGGAGTCCGTAACGGGCTCCCAATCGGCGTCCGTCATTTGCCGGAGGATACCCTTGATATGAGCGGTCTCGCCCACGCGGTACAGACCTCGATCCGAGAAGACGCTGCCTGCGTAGTTCACGTTCGGAGGCCGCCAGTGATACCAGATGCCGAAGCGGTAGGGCTCCAGACCCTCGTCGTGCTCGCTCGTGGTGAACGCGATGTCGGCGTCTTTCTCGACGAACACGAACTGAACGGGCCGCCGCCACTCGTCGTCGCTCTCGACGCCCAGCGCCGCCCACCCGGGTGTGCGGACCTGTCCGTCTTCACCGGTCATGCCCGTCCAGAGCACCTCGTTATTCGAGTTGCGTATGTGCACTCGCGCATCGGGGACGGCCGCGCCAGTACGGAGCTCCGTCACGAAGACGAGGTTGGCGTGGGGACTGAACTTCGCGGTAACGCCGAGTCTCGTCACTTGCGCAAGTGCGCGAAACTCCGAATCGCCGGCCTGCCGTGCCGTAACCCGGACCCCGACCAGACCCGTCCCATCGGTGAGGAGCGAGTCGAGCCGAAGTGGCACCGTCGCACCTCCGTCCTTCGACTGTTCGAGTGACATCCGAACCAGGGTCTCGGGCACCCTGACGTCGGTCTGAAGACCATAAAATCGTCCGTAGTCGTAGACGGCCAGTGCAGGAATGACCTCGTTTATACCGAGCCGCTGCACATCCACATCCACGTAATCCATATTTGTCGCGTCGACCGGGATCGCCGCTGCTTGTTCGGCCTCTATGACCAGCGTCCCGCGCGGCATGTACACACTGGGGCGGTACGCACCGGTCCGAAACCGCCTCCTGACCATCTCCAACCTCTGGCCATAGGCGTCTTCGAGGTTTCGAATGGTCAATGTGTAGGCGGTGTTGGGAGCAAACAAGATCCCGATGTCGTGCACCTTCGAGGTGTTGGCGTCGCGCACTTCGATCCCGACCGGCCACTCGATCTCGGGTTCGAACGAGATGGCCTTCCGCAGATCCTCAAACCTCACCGGTGTCGAGAAAAAGATTCTCAGGCCCGCCGATGGGGAGAACGGATCCTTGCGTATCGTCCGGTACCGATCCTGCTGGGACAGGTCCGTCAACCGGAGCGGCGCGTAGGTCGAGAACTTGATTTCGACCGGTGACGCGGAACCGAGTGCACCGACCTTGCCGGGAATTCCTTCGTCGACATTTAGGACATACTCCATCTCGAGACTGAGAGCATGACTCGGCTTGAGCGCGAACGTGCTGTCGTTCAGCGTGATGAACCTGGATTCGACGACGCGGCCTCCAGACGATCGCCGAAGCGATACCATGCCGGCCACATCTATCGCTCTCACGGGCTGGTTGAAGAAGAGCTTTAGCGAATCCGCCGGACCGAAGTCGGACGATCGTTCGATCGGGACCGTGCGAAGAAGCCGCGGTCGTGGCGTCTCGAAGGTCCACGAGATAGACTCGACAAGCGGGTCTCCGCTGATCGCGACGACCGGAGTCGAGCCGGCCACTGTGACGCGGTACGCGGTTGCCGGAACGAGAGGCTCCGACGGTTCGAAGACAACCGTCTGACTCCCCTCCCATCGAGCCGAGCCAGAGACGGGTGGTTCGATCTCGAAGAATCCCGGCGACACGTCGGGCGCCTCTCCGAGCGGAACCATGGGTTGGCTGAACGTCACGGTGAGAACGGGACGACCGGGCATCTGCAGCAGCGTTCCGCGCGGCGTGAGGCTGAGGGCCCGAAGCGGACCTGCCAGTGTGGGCACAAAGGATTCGGTGACAGCCGGGGCTTCGACGGAAACGGTTTCCACGGTCACGTCGACGGGTCCGTCCTCGGGGGCCGAGCGACACCCCGACATCATGAGCATCAGGACAACCGCTACAAGGACGGAGGCTGGACGCGTACGCGCGAGCATTGGAGATTGGTCAGTTGATCCACAGTCAAGTCCGTTCATTCTGGCAACCTCTCGGTTGAAATCTTGTGCACCGGTGGCGCCGATCGCGCACCGGTGGCGCTGGCGATGGGCTCGAGTCCGAGCACCACGAAAACGACTTCCCTGCTGTTGAACAACCGTCCGTGACGGTCTCGTGCACGAATCTGGAGGACGTGCCGGCCCGGCTCCAGCGGGATTTGCGCACTGTCAAACGGCTGATCGAACCGGTCACCATCAAGCCACCATTCGACGTTCGTCAGGTCCTGTGCAGCGCTCCCGCGTGGCTCGAATCGCTGATACTTCTTCCGAAGGACGGCGTCCATCTGGAAGACCATTCCCGATTCCGGATAGGAGATCAGTAGGCGGTCTGTTGAACTGGTCTGCGTACCGTCGGCGGCGACGCGATCGTTGGCATACCCCTGAGCGACAACAATCTCGGAGCTTTCTGTATTGGCGCGCGTGTGGCGGCCGTGCACGTGATCCTCCATCCGACCGTACGTCTCGCCCACCGCCTCGATGGGTTCGACTTCTGTACGCCGCGCCGTCTCTGCTTCCGCGAAATGTTCAGCCGTCCCTCTAGCTCGTTTCGCCCCCTCGATCCCGGGTGGGAGCGGCCGTCCCTGCTCCCGCATCCACTCGCGGAAGATTGGTGGTTGTACTTCAAACACTTGTTCTGTGATGAATTCGATCGGAGTCTCAGACCCCGCAAGCGTTCCGTTTCGCACGTCAAGGACAAACCGCTGGTGGACGTCGCACGTGTCACGCGGCTCGGTTCCACGAAGAAAGATCTCGCTACGACGCGTGGGACAGATCCGCGACGGCCTCTCGCCGCTTACCGGGCAGATGACCTCCTGCGTAACCGACGTTGGCATCTCGAACGCGCCGCCCGGACCGAGAACTAAGAACACGGATTTCAGCAGAGTGCCGGCCCCGCTCACGCCGGCCACCGTCCGCATCGGCGCCCCATCAAAATTACCCACCCAGACGGCAACCGTATGCTTCGGTGTATACCCGACCGCCCAGTTGTCGCGGTAGTTCTTCGACGTACCCGTCTTGACGGCGCACGGGAACGGCAGTTCTAGCGGTCCGCCGCGGCCGAATGCGGGTTCTCGCGCGCGCGGATCACTCAGAATGTCGGACAGGATGTAGGCGACGCCTTCGCCAAAGCCGATCGACTCAGCACGCGACGGAATCTGATGGATTTCGCCAATCGCCGTCTGACGGGAGAGTTTGAAGCGAAGCGATTGAGCCACACCGCCGCCCGCGAGTCCGGCGTACGCTTGCGCCAGCTCCTCGAGACTGACCTCACCATTCCCCAGCGTGAGTCCGACGCCGTACCTGCGAGCCGGTCGGGTGAGGGATTCGAATCCGGCATCGTGCAGCGTCACCAGCAATGCCTCGGGCCCGAACTGTCTGGCCAGCCGTACCGCCGGTACGTTGTAGCTGGAGGCGAGTGCCGTCCGAAGGGGCACGGGTCCGTGAAATCGGCGGTCGTAGTTCGCGGGCGAGAATGCACCCCCCGCCTCCAGCACGGGTGTCTCGACGTCAGCCAGGATTGACGCGGCCGTGTAGCCGCGTGATCGCAGTGCGTGCCCATACGTGAATGGTTTGAGCGCGCTACCCGGCTGGCGCAGCATCTGCACACCATCGTTCTGGCCTTCGGCCTGCTCGTCCCAGAATTCCGGATTACCGACGTAGGCCAGAACATCCCCCGATACGTTGTCGACCACGAGGATCGCAGCGTTGCCGGCTTTCATGTCCTCAAGTGTCGCGAGGTGGGCCCGGGCGAGAGCAGTAGCATCCCGCTGCAGCCCGCGATCGATTGTAGTCCGGATCTCGAGAGGCGGGGTTGGTGAGGCGAGCTCGCCGGCGGCAACGCGTTCTACGAGATGTGGGGCATCGAAGATTCGAGTCTCATGAGAGAGGTCGACAGGCAATGACGTCTGCTGCTGTCTCTCCGCCCCGGTCAGGATGCCAGACCGCTCCATCGCGGCCAGAACGTAATCCCTGCGTTGCAGGGCGAGATCCGGTCTCCGAAAGGGATCATACATACTGGGACTCTGCGCGAGTCCGACGAGAAGCGCGCCTTCGGCCACCGCAAGGTCTTCCGCATGCTTGCCGAAGTACGTTCGTGCGGCCGCCTCAATTCCGTAGGCCTGGCTTCCGAAGTATGCCCGATTTAGCCAGAGCGTGAGGATCTCCTCCTTGGTCATGCGCAGCTCCAGCCGAAGCGCGAGATGTACCTCGGCGAGCTTGTCCAGCCAGCGCGGTCCGGACCGCCCGCGTATCAGCCGGGCCACCTGCATGGTGATGGTCGATGCGCCACTGACGACGCGCCCGGAACGAACGAGCTGCGTTGCCGCACGAGCCGCTGCGACGAGATCCACGCCAGGGTGACGATAAAAGAAACGATCCTCAGTCGCCACAACAGCCTGTGGCACAGAGGAAGGGAGCAGGTTCAACTCGGTCGGGATTCCGCGGCCCTCCGGACGGACCTCACGCAGGAGTTGCCCGTGGCGGTCCGTCACACGGATGGACCGGACGCTCCGGGTCTCGTTCGCGGATTCCGGTAGCGGAATCGCCAGGGATCCGGCGGCAACGAACAGCAGCGCAAGCGCGGCGCCATGCCACGTACGTCGAGACAGCCGGCGAGTAAGGTGCGACATCTCTGCGCCGAATCCAGGTGGGAACATCGGGACGAGTAAAGCTAGCTTACGTGAGCGGCAAAATCCCGGTTCATTTGGGAGATTGAAAGGTCACGTCCCTCGGCGTTCCCCCGTCTTCGCGTTGGCAGGGCCAAGGATTCCTCGAAAAACTCGGTGTGATGAGGACCGCCGCGCCAACCTCACTCGTCTTCTCAAGAAGACAGAAGAAACCTGAGACCACGGTCCATCGGTAGAGCAATGCGGAGGTTGTGCGACCGAGGCCCGTTGATGACATTCTATCCACGGTCGAACTCGAGCTGAACTACCCGAACCCGTTCAAACGAACTCCGACGACACGCCGCCTGTTCGAAGCCGACCCCCGTCTCCGATTTCGCTCATGCAACTGTGCCGCCGTTCTATTAGGGTCGCCCAAGATTCTCAACGGCAGCGACACCACGATCTTCAAACACAAACTCGTACGGATTCTTGGCATCGTGAGAGAAGCTCTCGATCTCGATCTCCGCACCGAGACCGAACTCGCGGCCGTATCCCAGCATTAGCTCCAACGCAACGTGGTCCTCAAGGGCCGATCCCGTCGAGTCAAATACGGTCAGTTTCGGCATGAGAGACTCGCAGAGTTCGCGGTCTCCGATCAACACGGGCAACTCCACGCCGATGTCATCTTTCGTCAGCTGCTGACACTCGCCCTGCGATATGGCCTGCAGAAGGATATCCGGACACACGTACGCCCGTTTCAGCATCGCCTTCGGAATCTCGAACTTGCCCTCGAAGTCAGAACCGGCAGCATTGATGTGCAGCCACGGCTTCGTCTCGGTATCGGGAAAGACGGGGCCGCCGCCGACGTCTACGCTCGTAGCGGTGCAGAGGACATCTGACTCGCGGACTACCCGCTCGCAATCCGCCACCTCGACTGTGAGGTCGTCAAGCCCCAGAACCTCGATGCGTGCGGGGAAGGACGCTGTAGTCGCCGGATCGAGGTCGTAAGTCAACACTCGCGCGATCTTGCGCACCCGTGATACAGCGTGAAGCTGCGCAACCGCCTGCGCACCGCAGCCAATGATGCCGAGCGTTTTGGTATCTGCAGTGGCCATCGCGGCTGTCGCCACCCCCGACGCCGCTCCCGTGCGTAACGCGGTCAGGAACGTCCCATCCGCCAGGCCGACGAGGTGACCCGTCCTTGTATCGTAGGAGCTGACGGTCCCAAGTATCGTCGGAAGCTCGTATCGACGCGGGTTTTCCGGGTGGTACCCGACCACCTTGATGGTCGCGCGACTCCCGTTCACCATCACGGGCATCCACTCGATCAGGCCGGTTACCGGCTCGTGATAGTGGAATCCGGACCGTAGAGGCAGCTCTGCTCGATCCGGTGTGAGAGTCACTAGCGCATCCGAAATGGATCGGATCATATGATCCATCAGGGCATTTAGGCCCACTCGACGGACAATTTGCCGGCAGTCGTGGCTAGAGAGTACGAGTGTCTTCATGCCCGTGTATAACGCTAGATTTTCGTTTTTCGTCGTTTTGGGTTGCGTACTTCGTCGTTTCGTCCTGTCGATTTCAGTATTCAGTATCTCCAGTATCCAGAATGATGCGCTTCGCAACATTAATCACCGCCGGTCGAGGCATGATGGCTCTGTTCCTCGCCACTCTCCTGCTTCCGAGGATCTCCAACGCACAGTCGTCCGAGCACGGCACAGTCGAGGGTCGAGTCGTCGAAAAAGGGTCCGGTATACCACTACCGGGTGCCAACGTGTTCCTGCGCGGCGGAATTGTCGGCGTAACGACGTCGATTGACGGCACCTTTCGGATCGAGCGCCTTCGGCCGGGTGTCTACTCCATCGTCGCAAGCCTGATCGGCTTCAACGAGATAGACCGACAGATCGAAGTCCGAAGCGGTGAAACGATCACGCTTTCCTTTGAGCTGTCGGAGGTGCCGATCCGACTGGGTGAGGTCGTGGCGCGCGGCGACCGGGCCTATTCTGCTGCTTCGTCCATGACCGTGCGTGCGTACGATCTGGCCACGCGACCGGCCACATCTTCGCAAGAGCTACTACGCCTCGCTCCGGGACTCATCATCGCGCAGCATGCCGGCGGCGGCAAGGCGGAGCAGATATTCCTTCGCGGCTTCGACGCCGATCATGGGACCGACGTGGCGCTGGCGGTCGACGGAGTACCCGTCAACATGGTGTCGCACGGCCACGGCCAGGGCTATGCCGACCTGCACTTCGTCATCCCGGATATCGTCGAAGAGCTGGACGTCCGAAAAGGCCCGTACTTCGCTGACTATGGTAATCTCGCTACAGCGGGCGCGGTGGGACTTCGTACACGAGACCACTTCGACGCAAGCTACGTGCGAGCCGAGGTCGGAAGCTTTGAGTCGGCCCGAATTACCAGCATCGTACAGGTGCCCCTGACAGGTACGCATCAGGGAGCCTACCTCGCGGGCCAGTTCTACTCGACCGAAGGGGCCGTGGATAGCCCTCAGACATTCCGGAGAGCGAATATATTCGGCAAGTTCCACACGCACCTTTCGCAGGACGCCAAGATCGCTCTCACGGTGAGTGGTTTCAATTCCGCCTGGAACGCATCCGGACAGATTCCGCAGCGTGCGGTCGACAGCGGTCTCATCACGCGATTCGGCGCCATCGACGACCTCGAAGGAGGAACCACTTCGAGAAACGACGTGAACTTGATGTACGAGGCATCCGGTACGTCCGGGCGGCGGCTGAGACTTCAGACGTTCGCGTCCCGCTACACTTTCAAGCTCTTCTCGAACTTCACGTTCTTCCTGAACAACCCGGACGCCGGAGACATGATCGAGCAAATCGACGACCGGGTGATGATGGGACTAAACACGGACTATCGATTCATAGGTTCTCTCCCATTTGCACTGTCGACGACAACCATTGGCGGCGGAGTCCGCGCCGACCGAATCAACGTGGCGTTGTGGAGAAGCCCGGACCGCAGCCGACTTGCGCCCGAGGTCGATGCCTTCATCCGTGAAAGCAACCTCAACATGTGGGCCGTACACGAACTCATCTTCAGCACCCGATTTCGAGTTCAGCTGGGCCTTCGAGGCGACTACCTGACGTTTGACGTCGACGATCATCTCGAAGGCATCGACAACGGTCTTCCGCATGCTTCTGGATATGCTCAGGAATTTGTTCTTAGTCCCAAGTTCAACGCGGTCTGGACACTGTCGCCGAACGCCGACGTGTTCTTCAACAGCGGCAAGGGCTTTCACTCCAACGACGCAAGAAACGTCGTGCAGCTGTCGCGAGCAGCGACGGTGAGACGGTCGCTGGAAAGGCGAGGAGTACCTGAAGACGAAATCGCCGCCAATCTCGAATCCC is part of the Rhodothermales bacterium genome and encodes:
- the pbpC gene encoding penicillin-binding protein 1C — protein: MSHLTRRLSRRTWHGAALALLFVAAGSLAIPLPESANETRSVRSIRVTDRHGQLLREVRPEGRGIPTELNLLPSSVPQAVVATEDRFFYRHPGVDLVAAARAATQLVRSGRVVSGASTITMQVARLIRGRSGPRWLDKLAEVHLALRLELRMTKEEILTLWLNRAYFGSQAYGIEAAARTYFGKHAEDLAVAEGALLVGLAQSPSMYDPFRRPDLALQRRDYVLAAMERSGILTGAERQQQTSLPVDLSHETRIFDAPHLVERVAAGELASPTPPLEIRTTIDRGLQRDATALARAHLATLEDMKAGNAAILVVDNVSGDVLAYVGNPEFWDEQAEGQNDGVQMLRQPGSALKPFTYGHALRSRGYTAASILADVETPVLEAGGAFSPANYDRRFHGPVPLRTALASSYNVPAVRLARQFGPEALLVTLHDAGFESLTRPARRYGVGLTLGNGEVSLEELAQAYAGLAGGGVAQSLRFKLSRQTAIGEIHQIPSRAESIGFGEGVAYILSDILSDPRAREPAFGRGGPLELPFPCAVKTGTSKNYRDNWAVGYTPKHTVAVWVGNFDGAPMRTVAGVSGAGTLLKSVFLVLGPGGAFEMPTSVTQEVICPVSGERPSRICPTRRSEIFLRGTEPRDTCDVHQRFVLDVRNGTLAGSETPIEFITEQVFEVQPPIFREWMREQGRPLPPGIEGAKRARGTAEHFAEAETARRTEVEPIEAVGETYGRMEDHVHGRHTRANTESSEIVVAQGYANDRVAADGTQTSSTDRLLISYPESGMVFQMDAVLRKKYQRFEPRGSAAQDLTNVEWWLDGDRFDQPFDSAQIPLEPGRHVLQIRARDRHGRLFNSREVVFVVLGLEPIASATGARSAPPVHKISTERLPE
- a CDS encoding ornithine cyclodeaminase family protein — translated: MIRSISDALVTLTPDRAELPLRSGFHYHEPVTGLIEWMPVMVNGSRATIKVVGYHPENPRRYELPTILGTVSSYDTRTGHLVGLADGTFLTALRTGAASGVATAAMATADTKTLGIIGCGAQAVAQLHAVSRVRKIARVLTYDLDPATTASFPARIEVLGLDDLTVEVADCERVVRESDVLCTATSVDVGGGPVFPDTETKPWLHINAAGSDFEGKFEIPKAMLKRAYVCPDILLQAISQGECQQLTKDDIGVELPVLIGDRELCESLMPKLTVFDSTGSALEDHVALELMLGYGREFGLGAEIEIESFSHDAKNPYEFVFEDRGVAAVENLGRP
- a CDS encoding TonB-dependent receptor; this translates as MMRFATLITAGRGMMALFLATLLLPRISNAQSSEHGTVEGRVVEKGSGIPLPGANVFLRGGIVGVTTSIDGTFRIERLRPGVYSIVASLIGFNEIDRQIEVRSGETITLSFELSEVPIRLGEVVARGDRAYSAASSMTVRAYDLATRPATSSQELLRLAPGLIIAQHAGGGKAEQIFLRGFDADHGTDVALAVDGVPVNMVSHGHGQGYADLHFVIPDIVEELDVRKGPYFADYGNLATAGAVGLRTRDHFDASYVRAEVGSFESARITSIVQVPLTGTHQGAYLAGQFYSTEGAVDSPQTFRRANIFGKFHTHLSQDAKIALTVSGFNSAWNASGQIPQRAVDSGLITRFGAIDDLEGGTTSRNDVNLMYEASGTSGRRLRLQTFASRYTFKLFSNFTFFLNNPDAGDMIEQIDDRVMMGLNTDYRFIGSLPFALSTTTIGGGVRADRINVALWRSPDRSRLAPEVDAFIRESNLNMWAVHELIFSTRFRVQLGLRGDYLTFDVDDHLEGIDNGLPHASGYAQEFVLSPKFNAVWTLSPNADVFFNSGKGFHSNDARNVVQLSRAATVRRSLERRGVPEDEIAANLESQYLPVTTTDAATIPAAFGAEVGGRFRIGSGIYLSTALWALDLEREFVYVGDEGIVELSGATRRIGIDLEGRVEPVPWLSVYGDMSLSRGRFKDEPGGLDRIPLAPDVTAVAGLTLRDTNGIEGSIELRHIGDRPATEDGSVMALGHTLLDAVVRYPVGDLEFSLAVQNVLSSSWNEAQFFTESRLADESVPVSELHFTPGSPASLRIGIRYAF